TCCACGCGAAGGGCAAGCAACTGGATCCCTCTCTGGACCTGGCCGCCGTCGCGCGGCGAACCCCCGGCTTTACGGGGGCCGATCTGGCCAACCTGCTGAACGAGGCCGCCATCCTGGCCGTGCGCCGGGGGCGCAGTCACATCACGATGAGCGAGATCGACGAGGCCATCGACCGGGTGGTGGCCGGCGGCCCGGCCCGCAAGGGGCGGATGATCCGTCCCGAGGAGAAGCGGCGGGTGGCGGTGCACGAGGCGGGCCACGCCCTGGTGGCCACGCTCACCCCGGGCGCCGACCCGGTGCAGAAGGTGACCATCATCCCCCGCGGGCGTGCCGGGGGCTTCACCCTGACCACGCCCGAGGAGGACCAGATGCTCTACACCCGCTCCGAGCTGGAAGCCCGGCTGAAGATGCTCCTGGGCGGCCTGGCCGCCGAGGAGGTGCTCCTGGGCGAGCGGTCCACCGGCGCCCAGGACGACCTGAGGCGGGCGACCCAGGTGGCCCGGGAGATGATCAGCCGCTACGGCATGGGTCAGTCGGTGGGCCTGATGGCGGTGCCCGACACCGACTGGCCCGGCGTGCAGAACCTCTCTCAAGAGTCGGCCGCCGCCATCGAGCGGGAGGTGCAGGCGCTGCTGGACCGGCTGTATCGGGAGGTCCGGAGCCTGATCGAGACGAATCGAGACCGGCTGGTCGCACTGGTGGTCGAGCTTTCGGACCGGGAGACGCTGGATGGCGACGACGTGCGCCGCATCCTGAGCGCCTGAAGCGGCTTCGGGCTGATACGGAAGCCCCGGGCCCGTCTACTGCGGACGGGTCCGGGGCTATAGTCTGTTTGTGCAATTGACGGAAAAAAGGGCGCCGCGTTAAGCTTTGACTTGGGAATTTACCATATCCTCGCAATTGGCCCGTCTGCCAAACGGTGGTGTCAAATCCGGGTTGAAACGGGCGCATGGGCTGCTGCACCGACGCTGGGAAGGAGAGATAGCGTGATCGTGCAAGGCGCAAGGGCGACGGTTGCGGGGGAGAAACAGCTGTCCCTGAACCTGGCGCAGAGAATCGGACTCGTACTTGGCCCGACGCTTTGTCTGCTCATCTACCTGTTCTTCCGGCCGGCCGGCCTGGGACCCGAAGGCGTGGCGGCGCTGGCCGGCACCGCCTGGATCGCCGCGTGGTGGGTGACCGAGGCCATCCCCATCCCCATCACCAGCCTGCTTCCGGTCATTCTGTTCCCCGTACTGGGGCTGGGCTCGGTGGGGGAGGTGGTGTCTGCCTACGCCGATCCGACCCTCTTCCTGTTCCTCGGCGGGTTCATCATCGCGGTGGCGATCGAGCGCTGGAACCTGCACCGGCGTATCGCGCTGGCGGTCATCAGCGCGGTGGGCACCAGTCCGTCCAGGCTTGTCCTGGGCTTCATGCTGGCCACCGGCGTGCTCTCCGCCTTCATCTCCAACAGCGCGACGGCGATGATGATGCTGCCCATCGGCATCGCGGTCGTCAAGCAGATCACCGAACTGCGGGTGAGGAACGGCGAAAAGGTGTACCCAGATCAAGAGCCATTTTCCGCCCTGATCCTGCTGGCGATTGCCTACGCGGCCTCCATTGGCGGCGTCGGCAGCATCATCGGCTCGCCGCCCAACGCGATCATGGTGGGCGTCGCGGCTTCGACGCTGGGCGTTGAGATCAGTTTCTTCGATTACATGCTGGTGGGCGTTCCCATGTTCCTCGTCTTCACGCTCGTCGCATGGCGCATCCTGCTGTGGGTCATGCCGCCCGGTTTTGCCGAGGTCGCCGGCAGCCGGGAATGGGTGCGCAGGCAGATGGCCGAGCTGGGGCCGATGAGCGGCGAGGAGCGAAAGGTGCTCGGCGTG
The nucleotide sequence above comes from Symbiobacterium thermophilum IAM 14863. Encoded proteins:
- a CDS encoding SLC13 family permease; the protein is MIVQGARATVAGEKQLSLNLAQRIGLVLGPTLCLLIYLFFRPAGLGPEGVAALAGTAWIAAWWVTEAIPIPITSLLPVILFPVLGLGSVGEVVSAYADPTLFLFLGGFIIAVAIERWNLHRRIALAVISAVGTSPSRLVLGFMLATGVLSAFISNSATAMMMLPIGIAVVKQITELRVRNGEKVYPDQEPFSALILLAIAYAASIGGVGSIIGSPPNAIMVGVAASTLGVEISFFDYMLVGVPMFLVFTLVAWRILLWVMPPGFAEVAGSREWVRRQMAELGPMSGEERKVLGVFCATALLWITYPFLLKGVVPGISDAMVAIFGASLLFLIPGGEGGFLLDESALKELPWGVLLLFGAGFCIAEVFQSTGVAVWLAGFLQVLAGAPYFLIVIAVAAMVTFLTEITSNTAIAAIFMPIMASLATALGAAPTGLMVVAALAGSLAFMLPVGTPPNAIVFSSGRVTIRQMIRVGFFLNLAAIATITLIGCFWVPLVWGR